A stretch of Anolis sagrei isolate rAnoSag1 chromosome X, rAnoSag1.mat, whole genome shotgun sequence DNA encodes these proteins:
- the LOC132780499 gene encoding B-cell antigen receptor complex-associated protein alpha chain, translating into MTIEVILLLYSAGLLHGQQATDVYEAVSSTGWPSRGVEWSSEASVQNVTVVDAVLPADPAVPQGLSRNTVSVGPVPASRIVPDGYSTSLECSFEPPQANVTWVRSCSPNCSHSSNAATGVWNREVSVDRRKGVSRLSFRPALRNDSGMYYCFVEAPGGRGHSCGTYLWVRRVRPAAFLNMSESVKNQIITAEAFFLLVSAIGPGLFLLFRKRWESERLSQAKKKPYEEENLYEGLNLDDCSMYEDISRGLQATYQDIGSVKVIDLQLEKPQKP; encoded by the exons ATGACAATAGAAGTTATTCTGTTGTTGTATTCTGCAGGTCTCCTTCATGGCCAACAGGCCACCGATGTGTATGAAGCTGTCTCGTCGACGGGGTGGCCCTCCAGGGGGGTGGAGTGGTCCTCTGAAGCTTCTGTTCAGAATGTCACCGTCGTCGATGCCGTGCTTCCGGCTGATCCGGCAGTGCCGCAGGGCCTTTCCCGCAACACGGTCTCCGTGGGGCCCGTCCCGGCCTCCCGCATCGTGCCAGATGGCTACTCCACCTCCCTGGAGTGCAGCTTTGAGCCTCCTCAGGCCAACGTCACCTGGGTGCGCTCCTGCTCACCGAATTGCAGCCACAGTTCTAATGCGGCCACCGGGGTCTGGAACCGAGAGGTGTCCGTGGACCGTAGAAAGGGAGTGTCACGGCTCTCCTTCCGCCCGGCGCTCAGGAACGACTCCGGGATGTATTACTGCTTCGTGGAGGCGCCGGGTGGCCGGGGACACTCCTGCGGGACGTACCTCTGGGTCCGGA GGGTCCGTCCGGCCGCCTTCTTGAACATGAGTGAATCGGTCAAGAACCAGATCATCACGGCCGAAGCCTTCTTCCTCCTGGTCAGCGCCATCGGGCCCGGGCTTTtcctcctcttcagg AAGCGATGGGAAAGCGAGCGCCTCTCTCAAGCCAAGAAGAAACCCTACGAAGAGGAGAACCTCTACGAA ggGCTGAACCTGGACGACTGCTCCATGTACGAGGACATCTCCCGGGGGCTCCAGGCCACTTACCAGGACATTGGCAGTGTCAAGGTCatcgacctccagctggagaaacCCCAGAAGCCCTGA